One Gammaproteobacteria bacterium genomic window, GGTGCCCTCGATGACGACCCAGCGGTTCTCCGGGGGCCATCGTGTCCGGTCGAGGGCGTAGAATCTGTAATTGGTGTCGCTCCCGCCGACGGAGACGCCGGACCCGACGTCGAGCGCGTACCACGCGTACCGCTCGTGTCCGGTCGCGAAGATCACCGAGACGACCACGCTGTCGGTCTGCGTGCGTCCCAGGCGGGCGCGCACCTCCCAGAAGTTGATCGGGGCCTCGAGGTTGCGGTTCGCGCGGCCCGCGATGCCGCGTTCGAGATTGGTGAGCGCCAGGACGCCCTCGGACAGCACCGTGTCCGCCTGTTCAACGCCCCACGCCTCCAGGCCCGAGTCGAAATCCTCCCGGAAGCCGAGGGTCGGACCCGGCACCACCGTCACCGCGACTTCATGCGCCGCCGTGAGGCCGCCGGGATCCCTGGCCATCAACATCAGCGTTGTCGTTCCTGCCGCCACGCCGGCGATCGACATCGTCAGGCCGGACACCGAGGCCAGAGCCACGCGCGGGTTCGCAGACGAGGCCTGGTAGCTCAGCGCGCCCCCGTCCGGGTCGTCGAAATACGAGGACACCTCCACGGGGACCGTCTCGCCGGAGGCCAGGCTCACCGCCGGAATCGAGCCCGTCGCCACGGGCGCCCGGTTCGGCCGCACCGTGACACCGGTGCTCTGGCTGGCCGCGAGCCCGCCCGGATCGCGGGCCGTCAGAGTCAGGATCGCCCTCCCCGAAGACACCGCGGTGACCGTGACCAGGGTGCCGGAGACCGCTACCCGCGCAGCCGCCGCGTCCGTCCTCGCCTCGTAGCTCAGGCTGTCGCCATCCGGATCGGCGAAGTACGGGGACGCCTCCACCAGCACCACCTGTCCCTCGATCAGGGTCAGGGCGGGAATGGAGGCCGCCGCGACCGGTGCCCGGTTCCGGTCGGCGAGGGTGGGTCCGGTCGTGCCCGGGCGGCAGGCCGCGGATCCCAGGACGAGCAGGAGAAGCCCAACGACACCGGCTCTCGTCACGTCATGGCTCCGGGTTCCGAGCTCGCCCGGGAAGCTCTCGGCCTCAGGGATCTCGCTCACCCTCCCTGCACATACTCCGCCACCGCGCGATGCGTCGCGTACCACACGTCGCCTCGGGCGTTGATGTGCTCGATGAGGCCTTCCAGGATCAGGATGCGGGAGCGGTGGCCGATGTAGTGCGGGTGCATGGTGAGCACGAACATGGTGCCCTCGTCCCAGGCTCGGTCGAACTCATCGATAAAGACCTGGAGGACGTCGCGGGGAGCGCTGTAGCTGTTGCCGCGCGGGTTGAGGAGGGGGGCGTCGTCCAGGATCCACTCCACGGGCAGCTCGATCAGGCCGGTGGGCTCGCCGTTGGCGAGGATCTCGTAGGGCCGGTCGTCGGCCATCAGCGAGCTGTCGTAGAGAAAGTCCATGTCGAGGATGATGTCGAGGGTGTTGGGGCTGAAGTTCCACGACGGAGCCCGGTAGCCGACCGGCCGCTCGCCGGTGACCTCCGTGAGATACGCCACGGCGCGTTCCAGCAGAGCCCGTTCCTCGTCGGCCTCGAGCAGCGAGTTGGTCTCATGGATCCAGCCGTGAATGCCGATTTCGTGGTGGCCCGCGGCCTGAATCGCGTCCAGCATCTCCGGGTTGAACTGGAGGCTCA contains:
- a CDS encoding polysaccharide deacetylase: MNARPTFLGTATLAIILSSCAPGAGTADAAQSPQADDEPGWRWSDERVFATVNAVRAGRDLTPASWPGGARAAVLLSFDVDNETIPIRNGQPTIGALSQGQYGARRALPRILEVLDEHDIPASFFIPAMSLQFNPEMLDAIQAAGHHEIGIHGWIHETNSLLEADEERALLERAVAYLTEVTGERPVGYRAPSWNFSPNTLDIILDMDFLYDSSLMADDRPYEILANGEPTGLIELPVEWILDDAPLLNPRGNSYSAPRDVLQVFIDEFDRAWDEGTMFVLTMHPHYIGHRSRILILEGLIEHINARGDVWYATHRAVAEYVQGG